AACGTCGTGAGACAGTTCGGTCCATATCCGGTGCAGGCGTAAGAGCATTGAGAGGAGTCCTCCTTAGTACGAGAGGACCGGGAGGAACGCACCGCTGGTGTACCAGTTATCGTGCCAACGGTAAACGCTGGGTAGCCAAGTGCGGAGCGGATAACCGCTGAAAGCATCTAAGTGGGAAGCCCACCTCAAGATGAGTGCTCTCACTACGTAAGTAGGTAAGGTCACGGGCAGAACACCCGTTCTTAGGCGGTAGGTGGAAGTGCAGCAATGTATGTAGCCGAGCCGTGCTAACAGACCGAGGGCTTGACCTCAATACTTATTTGGTTTCGCGTTACTTGCAGTCTTCAGGGTCTTCTGACCCAACAATCTTTCCTGGTGTCTATTGCGCGGTGGAACCACACTGAACCCTTCCCGAACTCAGAGGTGAAACGCTGTTGCGGCAACGATAGTTTAGGGGTCGCCCTACGCAAAAATAGCTCGATGCCAGGTATCTTTTTACTACGTAAAACCCCTAGCTGTTAAATCACACCTAGCGGGTTTTTGCTTTTTTTACACTAGGCAATTTTGCTAGAGAAGTAGTTTCTCAAGAGTTGCCAAGTAAGCTTCAGGATTTCGAAGGTTCTTTCCCTAACGCCTGCTTCACCTCTAATACTCCATTCCGTCCTCCATCTTTATATTTTCTTACCCAACGAGTTATAGTTGCCTCATGGTGCCCTAAAAGTTCTGCGCACGCACAACGACTCGTCACCTGTCCTGTTTTTAGCTAGCCAGTAGAGCATTTGTAATCGTTCTTTGCTACTCGCTTCATAAGCATGTTTGAAGGCTTTTTCTAATTCTTCTTGACTTTCTTTTATTCCGACTTGTAATTTTAAACCCATTGTCCTTAAACCTAATGCACCCTTATTGATAATTTAGTGCAGCTTCATACAGAAATGGTGTCAGGATATCTTTGACAATTTTGGGAAATGAATTTATAATCACAATTAAACTAATATATCTTAAGCCTTTGCCCAAAAATACCAATATTTCGGGCTATTTTTATCTGATTTTTCTTAACATTCAACATTTCTGTCGATGGATGTATTGTTTACCCTAGTTTTATTGAACTAGGAGATCATATCGTCAGTAAAACACATATGACTAGAGTAAAAAGTGAAACATTTACGTTATTATCTGGCACACCTACATTGAAAAACATTATGATATTCTAAATCAGTAGATATGCTTAAATATTTAATTAAATTATTATTTAATTCCTTGAGTATAGAAAAGTACTTGCATTTAACTGATCCATCCCGCGTTTATTAAATGCCTTTAGTTTTTCTGATTAGGGCTATCAAAAAATAAATCAATAACCGTGTCACTATAGAAAACACAGCTGCAATATTGAGCAATAGGAAGACTAAAGAACACTGTGCAGATAACATTTTTAGGGACGAGTTCTGGTGTACCCACACGATCGCGCAATGTTTCCAGTGTCGCCCTGAGATTACCCCAAAGGGCAGAACTGTGGTTATTCGACTGTGGTGAAAGCACCCAACATCAAATTATGCGGAGTGAACTGAAAATCAGTCAACTCTCCCGAATTTTTATCACCCATATGCACGGCGACCACATCTTTGGCTTGATGGGACTTCTCGCTACTTGTGGTTTGGCTGGCAATGTGGAGCGAATTGATATCTATGGGCCACCTGGATTAAATGATTATATTCAATCCGCCTCCCGTTATTCCTACACACACTTTTCTTACCCAATAAAAGTTCACGCCATCCGTCCAGGGGTAATTTATGAAGACGATGACTTCACTGTTAGCTGTGGTAATTTACATCATCGGATTACAGCTTTCGGCTACCGTGTAGCCGAAAAAGACCGGACAGGACGCTTTGATGTGGAAAAAGCCAAAGCGTTGGAAATTCCTTCTGGTCGTATTTACGGTCAACTCAAGCGCGGCGAAACTGTTACCCTAGATGACGGACGGGTAATTGATGGCACCCAATTATGCGGCCCTACAGAAATTGGTCGGAAAATTGCCTATTGTACAGACACAATCTATTGTGATGGTGCAGTAGAATTAGCTCATGATGCAGATGTATTAATTCACGAAGCAACCTTTGCCCATCAAGATGCAGATATGGCTTTTCAGCGCTTGCATTCCACAAGCACAATGGCAGCGCAAACAGCTTTAGCTGCTGGGGCACATCGACTGATTATGAGTCATTTCAGTCCCCGTTATGCTCCTGGTAATACCTTGGAGTTGAAGGATCTCCTCAAAGAAGCCCGTGCTATTTTTCCCCACACTGATATGGCTTATGATTTCATGATTTATGAAGTGCCCAGACGACGAGAAGTAGAGTTAAACAAAGTAGGCATTTAATTTTGGATTTTAGATTTTCTATTGAACCCTTCTAATCTAAAATCTAAAATCAATTAGGCTCTATTTTAGAGTTTATTACTCTAACTTATAACGCCCAGCAAATAAACGGCAGTTTGATTTTACAAGTAAGTTAACTAGTTAACGAACAATTTACGGTTAGCTAAGTGGATCAAAAATATCCAAATAGTACGGGTTAAATATTTTTCTCAGTGTGTTTTCTATATTACAAGTTATTAAATTAAAATAACTTTAATTCTTATAATAGTGTTGTTACTTAGATGATTCTCTACTTCAATACTTAGGAAAAATAATTAATTTTTCATCAAGATCTTTATTGTTTAAATAAAATATTTATTAAAATTTTATTCTTCCAATACTGATTAAGAATTTATATGCATGAATTGATGAACATGAAAGCACCAATTGGCATAATATTATGCCAAGTGAGCTTGTCATTGTTGTAAGAATAATTAGGGCTTGCTATTTCGGCTATAGGTGTAAAAACATTTCACATTTCTCATAAATCTTCCAAATAAATATAGTGTTTCGATATTAGAGGAGTTTGATAGTGGCTAAGATTAGTCTGAATCAAGAGCAACAAGTTACTACTACTTCAGCACAAGGTGCAGTTGACATCAGACAACTATCTACTAGTTTGCTTCGCAGGCGCTTTCTGATCTTGGGGATTTCCTGTGTAGTTATGTCAGCGGCTAGCATCTTGGCTGTCATTGCCAAACCTACTTACCAAAGCAATATGCAGATATTGGTGAATTCCAATTTATCTCAAGGGGTACAATCAAATAATACTCAAGTTGGGGCAGATACTCAGGTTACTAATTCTAGTTCTCAGGTTGTTGATTCCACTACTCAGATGAAACTAATGCTGAGTTCTAAGCTTCTCCAGAAAGCTCTGGATTTAGTTCATTTTGATTATCCTGATATTACCTTAGCGGATATCAATGGTCAAGCAAAACAGAAAAAAAAAGCACCTCTAGAAATAACTCCAGAAGAGGGGGGTATAGGAGCTAATCAAGTTTTTAGTCAAGTATTTAGAGTTTCTTTCCGTGATGAAGATCCAGTCAAGGCACAAAAATTACTCCAAGCTCTACAACAAGTCTATCAAAACTACAATAAAGAACAACAAAAAGAACGCCTGAATCATGGACTGGCTTTTGTAAATGCTCGCCTACCTGAGCTAAAAAAAGAGGTGAGTAAAGCTGATAAGAATTTGGAACAATTTCGCAAAAAACATAAATTACTCGATCCCGAAGTTCAAAGTAAAATCATGCTAGAATCTTTAGCTGATATTCAAAACCAACTACAAACCACTCGTGCCAACCTTCAAGATGCAAACGCTCGCTACGATAACCTAGAGCAACAAATAGCGTCTTCATCCCAGCAGAATGAACTAATTTCTTCTCGTTTAAATCAGTCAAGCCGTTATCAAATATTACTGAGTGAAATTCAAAAGACGGAATTAGCATTGGCTAAGGAACGACTGCGCTACACAGACGATTATCCATCGGTACAAAAACTAAAACAGCAACGTCAAAGTCAATTGTTACTATTACGACAAGAAGTGAAATCTATTACTACTAGCAGTAAGGGAGAATCACTTTTGAAAGGTTCAATG
This Nostoc sp. KVJ3 DNA region includes the following protein-coding sequences:
- a CDS encoding ribonuclease Z; translated protein: MQITFLGTSSGVPTRSRNVSSVALRLPQRAELWLFDCGESTQHQIMRSELKISQLSRIFITHMHGDHIFGLMGLLATCGLAGNVERIDIYGPPGLNDYIQSASRYSYTHFSYPIKVHAIRPGVIYEDDDFTVSCGNLHHRITAFGYRVAEKDRTGRFDVEKAKALEIPSGRIYGQLKRGETVTLDDGRVIDGTQLCGPTEIGRKIAYCTDTIYCDGAVELAHDADVLIHEATFAHQDADMAFQRLHSTSTMAAQTALAAGAHRLIMSHFSPRYAPGNTLELKDLLKEARAIFPHTDMAYDFMIYEVPRRREVELNKVGI